A genomic window from Gammaproteobacteria bacterium includes:
- the bluB gene encoding 5,6-dimethylbenzimidazole synthase, with the protein MNSPHRYNQTERNAIDKVIRERRDMRHFNHNPVDTQQLIHILDAAHHAPSVGLMQPWRFLRITKSALRQQIQQLVEEERQQTAEAIGERQQAFLRLKVEGIMDAAELLVVSLMPEREQHIFGRRTLPEMDLASVACAIQNMWLTARAEGLGLGWVSLFEPHALAELLQIPEGAKPIAILCIGHVDAFYERPMLEQLNWRQAEPLQQHLFENSWGNPSPLLNKCNKEANLPPC; encoded by the coding sequence ATGAATTCACCCCACCGATATAATCAGACAGAGCGCAACGCCATCGACAAAGTGATTCGAGAGCGGCGTGATATGCGTCATTTCAACCACAATCCAGTGGATACTCAGCAACTTATCCATATTCTCGATGCAGCACATCACGCGCCCAGCGTGGGTTTGATGCAGCCATGGCGTTTTCTGCGCATTACCAAGTCGGCACTACGCCAACAGATTCAGCAACTGGTGGAAGAAGAGCGACAGCAGACCGCTGAAGCCATAGGCGAGCGTCAGCAGGCGTTTTTACGCCTTAAAGTAGAGGGTATTATGGATGCCGCTGAACTGCTGGTGGTATCGCTCATGCCCGAGCGTGAGCAACATATTTTTGGCCGCCGTACCCTGCCCGAAATGGATCTCGCCTCGGTCGCCTGCGCCATTCAAAACATGTGGCTTACCGCCCGCGCCGAAGGGTTAGGGCTGGGGTGGGTCTCGCTATTTGAACCACACGCCTTAGCCGAACTACTGCAAATACCTGAAGGTGCCAAGCCGATCGCCATTCTCTGTATTGGTCATGTGGATGCCTTCTACGAACGACCCATGCTTGAGCAGCTCAACTGGCGACAAGCTGAACCGCTTCAACAACACCTGTTTGAAAATAGCTGGGGCAACCCCTCGCCGCTACTGAACAAGTGCAATAAAGAGGCTAATCTTCCACCATGCTAA
- the cbiB gene encoding adenosylcobinamide-phosphate synthase CbiB — MLTSLLVIFAALLMDHQLGEPKRLHPLVGFGSLATALEKICNKKQHSSRLQVLLGLLAMILLCGGVAALLSTAYLNPYVIIFEIVILYFAIAPRSLNEHALAVHNALQDNNIELARSRVGYMVSRHTQQMDEQQISRAAIESTLENGNDAIFGALFWFIIAGIPGVVVYRLVNTLDAMWGYRTPHYEYFGKSAAHLDDLLNYIPARLTAFSYALCGHFSKAITCWKKQAHQLASPNGGPVMSAGAGALQCKLGGAVIYHGQLTDRPQFGCDKVPQGADIQRATSLIQRTLWLWLTLLTLATIIGIMSHA; from the coding sequence ATGCTAACCAGCCTGTTGGTAATCTTTGCGGCCCTGTTAATGGATCACCAACTGGGCGAGCCCAAGCGTTTGCACCCATTAGTCGGTTTTGGCTCACTGGCAACAGCACTCGAAAAAATCTGCAACAAAAAACAGCACTCCTCCCGCCTGCAGGTTTTACTGGGTCTGTTGGCTATGATACTGCTATGCGGGGGAGTCGCTGCCCTGCTCAGCACCGCCTACCTGAACCCCTATGTCATTATATTTGAAATAGTCATTCTCTACTTCGCCATTGCCCCGCGCAGCCTCAATGAACATGCGCTGGCGGTACACAACGCACTTCAGGATAACAACATTGAGTTAGCACGTAGCCGGGTCGGTTATATGGTCAGCCGCCACACCCAGCAGATGGATGAACAGCAGATCAGCCGTGCGGCTATCGAGTCCACATTGGAAAATGGTAACGATGCCATCTTCGGCGCACTGTTCTGGTTTATTATCGCAGGCATCCCTGGCGTGGTGGTCTATCGCCTGGTAAACACCCTGGATGCTATGTGGGGCTACCGTACACCGCACTATGAATATTTTGGTAAAAGTGCCGCTCATCTGGATGATCTTCTGAACTATATTCCTGCCCGCCTCACCGCCTTCAGTTACGCACTCTGCGGCCACTTTTCAAAAGCCATAACTTGTTGGAAAAAACAGGCCCACCAACTTGCAAGTCCCAACGGTGGCCCGGTAATGAGTGCTGGTGCCGGTGCCTTGCAATGCAAACTGGGAGGGGCGGTTATTTATCATGGACAACTTACAGACCGCCCTCAGTTTGGCTGCGACAAAGTACCCCAAGGGGCCGATATTCAACGAGCAACCTCTCTGATACAGCGCACCCTTTGGCTCTGGCTGACTCTACTGACCCTCGCCACCATAATTGGAATCATGAGCCATGCTTGA
- the cobD gene encoding threonine-phosphate decarboxylase CobD, whose product MLEHGGKLRAAAKQYNIPLPQWMDLSTGINPNPWPIPAIPESAWSRLPEDDDGLLEIAKRYYDAPALLAVAGSQMAIQTLPRLRKTSHVAMLHPSYNEHRHAWQSNGHQVVSIEADQIDAHIDQLEVLLLVNPNNPTAQRFSEPQLLTWHQRLQQHGGWLIVDEAFLDCTPQHSIARHTHLPGLIILRSVGKFFALAGARIGFVCATEEILLPLAELIGPWVLSGPARHVAKAVLSDHAQQQQVRQQLTLQGQRLTQLLSQHNLTPTGSTPLFSWIKTVQAEKLHQQLATEGILTRLFNDPQSIRFGLPKNEPQWQRLEIALSKLNLESHSL is encoded by the coding sequence ATGCTTGAACATGGAGGCAAGCTGCGCGCTGCCGCAAAACAGTATAATATTCCGTTACCACAATGGATGGATCTCTCCACTGGCATCAACCCCAACCCGTGGCCTATCCCCGCCATTCCCGAATCAGCTTGGTCACGACTACCTGAAGATGATGATGGTCTGTTAGAGATTGCAAAACGCTATTACGACGCACCTGCGCTATTAGCTGTCGCCGGTTCACAAATGGCGATCCAAACACTACCCCGACTACGAAAAACAAGCCATGTCGCAATGCTGCACCCAAGCTACAATGAGCACCGCCATGCATGGCAGAGTAATGGCCACCAAGTGGTGTCGATTGAGGCTGATCAAATTGATGCTCACATCGACCAACTTGAGGTATTGCTACTGGTCAACCCGAACAACCCCACTGCACAGCGCTTCAGCGAACCCCAGCTGCTCACATGGCACCAGCGACTACAACAGCACGGAGGCTGGTTGATTGTGGATGAGGCCTTTCTCGACTGCACACCACAACACTCCATCGCCCGGCACACTCACCTGCCGGGGTTAATTATACTGCGTTCAGTAGGCAAGTTTTTTGCTCTGGCGGGTGCGCGAATCGGTTTCGTCTGTGCCACTGAAGAGATTCTGCTACCACTGGCAGAGCTGATTGGCCCTTGGGTACTTTCCGGCCCGGCACGCCACGTCGCCAAAGCCGTACTGTCCGATCACGCGCAACAACAACAGGTTCGCCAACAGTTAACATTGCAAGGCCAACGACTGACTCAACTACTCAGCCAGCACAACCTGACACCCACAGGCTCCACCCCGCTTTTCAGCTGGATTAAAACCGTGCAAGCCGAAAAACTGCACCAGCAACTGGCAACAGAAGGCATTCTCACCCGACTCTTCAATGACCCACAGAGCATTCGTTTCGGCTTACCCAAAAACGAACCACAGTGGCAGCGGCTTGAAATAGCACTCAGCAAACTCAACCTAGAGAGTCACTCCCTATGA
- a CDS encoding cobyric acid synthase, with amino-acid sequence MSTLMVQGTTSDAGKSALVTGICRVLHRRGIKVVPFKPQNMALNSAVTAEGGEIGRAQALQAQACGLQPHTDMNPVLLKPNSDTGCQVIIHGKALSNMKAHEYHHYKNSAMQAVLSSHQRLKQQYEMVIVEGAGSPAEINLRENDIANMGFAEAVNCPVIIVADIDRGGVFAHLVGTLALLSQSEKNRVKGFIINRFRGDISLLQPGLDWLEQRTGKPVLGTLPYLHNLHLEAEDAINTHSSSSVAAPLKVVIPTLPRISNHTDFDPLRLHPQVALHFVAPGKAPPPADLVILPGSKNVASDLNWLRQQGWEKYLQQHLRYGGKLLGICGGYQMLGTHIHDPDSIESKQQKSQGLGLLDFSTTLKSHKKLRRSTGKLTLGNTHISGYQIHAGVSQGPALQRPLMVLDGKEDGVISDDKQIIGSYLHGLFEQSEACQELLQWAGLSSAEPIDYIALREAGIDCMADSVEKHMNIEALVKLLTPL; translated from the coding sequence ATGAGTACGTTGATGGTGCAAGGCACCACCTCAGATGCGGGTAAAAGCGCCCTGGTCACCGGGATCTGTCGGGTGCTACACCGCCGCGGCATTAAAGTTGTCCCGTTTAAACCACAAAACATGGCACTCAACAGTGCCGTTACCGCAGAGGGTGGTGAAATTGGCCGCGCCCAAGCACTGCAAGCACAAGCTTGTGGCCTGCAACCTCATACCGACATGAACCCGGTACTGCTAAAACCCAATAGCGACACCGGCTGCCAGGTAATCATCCATGGCAAAGCGCTCAGCAATATGAAAGCGCACGAGTATCACCACTACAAAAATAGTGCAATGCAAGCCGTGCTATCCTCCCACCAACGGCTGAAGCAGCAATATGAGATGGTGATCGTCGAAGGAGCCGGCAGCCCTGCTGAAATTAATTTGCGGGAAAATGACATTGCCAACATGGGATTTGCTGAAGCAGTAAACTGTCCCGTAATTATTGTTGCCGATATTGATCGGGGCGGCGTATTTGCCCACCTGGTCGGCACCCTGGCGCTGCTCAGTCAATCTGAAAAAAATCGGGTCAAGGGCTTCATTATCAACCGTTTTCGTGGTGACATCTCCCTGCTACAGCCCGGACTCGATTGGCTGGAGCAACGGACCGGGAAACCGGTACTCGGCACGCTGCCCTATCTGCATAACCTGCATCTGGAAGCCGAAGATGCCATCAACACCCACAGTAGCAGTAGCGTGGCGGCACCCTTAAAAGTAGTCATCCCCACACTCCCACGCATCAGCAACCATACCGACTTTGACCCACTGCGCTTGCACCCACAAGTTGCTCTACACTTCGTTGCCCCCGGCAAAGCGCCACCACCCGCCGACCTGGTCATCTTGCCAGGTTCAAAAAATGTTGCGTCAGACCTCAACTGGCTGCGCCAGCAAGGGTGGGAGAAGTATCTACAACAGCACCTGCGTTATGGAGGAAAACTGCTGGGTATCTGTGGTGGCTACCAAATGCTTGGCACCCACATACACGATCCTGACAGCATCGAAAGCAAGCAGCAAAAGAGCCAGGGACTGGGGCTGTTAGACTTCTCCACCACCCTAAAATCCCATAAAAAATTACGCCGTAGCACGGGAAAGCTCACCCTTGGCAACACACACATCAGCGGCTACCAGATTCACGCAGGAGTAAGCCAAGGCCCTGCACTACAACGACCACTAATGGTTCTGGATGGAAAAGAGGATGGCGTAATATCTGATGACAAGCAGATTATCGGCAGCTACCTACACGGGCTATTTGAACAGAGCGAAGCGTGTCAAGAGCTGCTACAGTGGGCCGGGCTGTCTAGCGCAGAGCCGATCGATTATATCGCCCTGCGTGAGGCCGGCATTGATTGTATGGCAGATAGTGTAGAAAAACATATGAACATTGAAGCGCTAGTAAAGTTACTCACACCACTGTGA
- a CDS encoding cation diffusion facilitator family transporter: MGHNHHHNVESMGDRRLIIAIAINMLLTLAQVVGGIISGSLSLIADALHNFSDATSLLIAWVARKISRQPADHFKTFGYKRAEVIAALINLVTLVLVGLFLVYEAIWRLFEPQIIEGWMVVVVASIALIIDVMTVMLTYRLSKHSMNMRAAFLHNVSDALASVGVIIAGTLILLYDWYWTDTLLTLLIAGYVLYQAATLLPKVIHVLMEGSPEDIEIDEVIYVMTQVNGVSNIHHLHLWQLDEHKNALEAHVVIDNFSEIESIKMALKKELAEKYGITHSTLEFETNHCGRGCN, translated from the coding sequence ATGGGACACAATCACCACCATAATGTTGAAAGTATGGGCGATAGACGGCTAATTATTGCCATCGCTATCAATATGTTGCTGACATTGGCCCAGGTGGTGGGTGGTATTATTTCGGGTAGCTTGTCCCTGATTGCGGATGCTTTACACAACTTCAGTGATGCCACTTCGCTGTTGATCGCTTGGGTCGCCCGAAAAATCAGCCGACAACCGGCTGACCACTTTAAGACGTTCGGCTATAAACGTGCGGAAGTCATTGCAGCGCTGATTAACCTGGTGACGTTAGTGTTGGTTGGGCTCTTTTTGGTTTATGAAGCGATATGGCGTCTATTTGAGCCGCAAATCATTGAAGGGTGGATGGTGGTTGTGGTTGCCAGTATTGCGCTGATTATCGATGTGATGACGGTCATGCTGACTTACCGCCTCTCAAAGCACAGCATGAACATGCGGGCGGCTTTTTTACATAATGTCTCGGATGCACTGGCCTCGGTGGGGGTTATTATTGCCGGAACGCTGATTCTGCTCTACGACTGGTACTGGACAGATACCCTGTTAACGTTGCTGATTGCCGGCTATGTTCTCTATCAGGCCGCAACACTACTGCCAAAGGTGATACATGTTTTGATGGAGGGTTCGCCGGAGGATATTGAGATTGATGAGGTTATTTATGTGATGACGCAGGTTAACGGTGTATCAAATATTCATCATCTTCACCTGTGGCAGCTTGATGAACATAAAAATGCATTGGAGGCGCATGTGGTGATTGATAACTTCTCTGAGATTGAAAGTATCAAGATGGCCTTGAAAAAAGAGCTAGCGGAAAAATATGGCATCACCCATTCAACACTGGAGTTTGAAACTAACCATTGTGGCAGAGGGTGTAACTGA
- a CDS encoding DUF4124 domain-containing protein, with amino-acid sequence MKWATSLLFISILLSSLPAMGEIYKWVDKEGNVHFGDKPQSKVNAETVKIDKFTPDQNYRTRMESMKSSAESQREKSMEKKAEQQEVARENTRLCQQAKRRLIPLKQQIRVFRYSDTGEREYVSDSERAAEIKQLDAVVKRTCQ; translated from the coding sequence ATGAAATGGGCTACATCACTGTTATTTATTAGCATACTACTCTCTTCACTACCCGCTATGGGTGAAATTTACAAGTGGGTTGATAAGGAGGGTAATGTCCACTTTGGTGATAAACCCCAATCAAAAGTGAACGCTGAAACAGTTAAAATCGACAAATTCACCCCCGACCAAAATTACCGTACTCGCATGGAGAGCATGAAGAGCAGTGCAGAGAGCCAGCGTGAAAAGTCAATGGAAAAAAAAGCTGAACAGCAGGAAGTTGCCCGTGAAAATACCCGTCTCTGCCAACAGGCTAAGAGAAGGTTAATTCCGTTAAAGCAGCAGATAAGAGTCTTCCGCTATAGCGATACCGGAGAGCGAGAGTATGTCAGTGACAGTGAGCGCGCCGCAGAGATCAAGCAGTTAGACGCGGTTGTAAAGCGAACGTGTCAATAG
- the speA gene encoding biosynthetic arginine decarboxylase, which translates to MSDWSLQDARELYNTPHWSDGYFDINSQGHLIARPDRDSSNPGADLDQITRELRQSGLKLPILMRFTGILHNRIDSLCDAFQHAMQQHNYCANYTAVYPIKVNQQHSIVQEILDHGAERVGLEAGSKPELMIVLALSNANGGVIICNGYKDREYIRLALIGRRLGHRIYIVVEKLSELELIIEEADNLGITPLIGVRTRMTSIGAGKWQNTGGEKSKFGLSAAQVLHMVERLKACQKLDSLQLLHFHLGSQIANIRDIQRGMREAARNYAELHRLGAKIETVDVGGGLGVDYEGTRSRSFCSMNYGLHEYAHNVVHAFKEICDKESLPQPAIITESGRAMTAHHAVLVTDVIDSETTAPLTTPSPIQNEAPLLHDLWAGLQQLGSNQRSITEIYHDAGHLLADAQQMYTHGIFSLQQRARAEQLYFASCAKIRTLLRPDSRSHREILDELNEKLTDKYFVNFSLFQSIPDVWAIEQLFPIMPIHRLDEQPERRAMLTDITCDSDGRIDHYIHSGGIEHSLPLHSIKPDEPYLLAIFMVGAYQEILGDMHNLFGNTNSVHITVNPDGSYQLSDALHGDTVESVLKSVHFEVEALLTRYRLKIAAAKLTKEQCQYFQQELEIGLSGYTYLER; encoded by the coding sequence ATGAGTGACTGGTCACTGCAAGATGCCCGTGAACTATACAATACGCCGCACTGGAGTGATGGTTACTTTGATATAAATTCACAAGGTCATCTCATCGCCCGCCCTGATCGCGATAGCAGCAATCCGGGGGCCGACCTTGATCAGATTACCCGCGAGCTCCGTCAGTCTGGCCTCAAACTGCCCATTTTGATGCGCTTTACTGGGATTCTTCACAACCGCATTGATAGTCTATGTGACGCCTTCCAGCATGCAATGCAGCAGCACAACTACTGTGCAAACTATACAGCGGTCTACCCCATTAAAGTAAACCAGCAGCACTCAATTGTGCAGGAGATCCTCGATCACGGCGCTGAACGTGTTGGCCTGGAAGCAGGTTCCAAACCTGAGTTGATGATTGTGCTGGCACTCTCAAATGCCAACGGCGGTGTCATTATTTGTAACGGTTATAAAGACCGTGAATATATCCGCCTAGCACTGATTGGCCGTCGACTGGGACACCGCATCTACATTGTTGTAGAGAAGCTGAGTGAATTAGAGTTAATTATTGAGGAGGCTGATAATCTTGGCATTACGCCGTTAATCGGCGTACGCACACGCATGACCTCCATTGGTGCCGGAAAATGGCAGAACACGGGTGGCGAGAAGTCTAAGTTTGGTCTTTCAGCTGCTCAAGTTTTACACATGGTGGAGCGCCTTAAAGCGTGCCAAAAACTGGATTCACTCCAGCTACTGCACTTTCACCTTGGCTCGCAAATTGCCAACATCCGAGACATCCAGCGCGGCATGCGCGAAGCGGCCCGCAACTACGCTGAGCTGCATCGCCTAGGTGCCAAAATAGAGACCGTTGATGTGGGTGGTGGGCTTGGTGTCGATTATGAAGGCACCCGCTCACGTAGCTTCTGCTCGATGAACTATGGCTTGCATGAGTACGCCCACAATGTAGTACATGCTTTCAAAGAGATTTGCGATAAAGAGTCACTACCACAACCGGCGATAATCACCGAGTCTGGCCGCGCAATGACCGCCCATCATGCGGTATTAGTTACCGATGTCATCGACAGTGAAACCACCGCACCACTCACAACACCCAGCCCAATCCAAAATGAAGCACCCCTACTGCATGACCTCTGGGCAGGGCTACAACAGCTGGGCAGCAACCAACGATCGATTACCGAAATCTACCACGATGCCGGACACCTGCTCGCAGATGCCCAGCAGATGTATACCCACGGAATTTTTTCCTTACAACAACGTGCCCGTGCTGAGCAGCTCTACTTTGCCAGCTGCGCCAAAATACGCACCCTACTGCGTCCCGATAGCCGCAGCCACCGTGAAATTCTGGATGAGTTAAATGAAAAACTCACCGATAAATATTTCGTTAACTTCTCACTTTTCCAATCGATTCCTGATGTTTGGGCAATTGAGCAGCTCTTCCCCATTATGCCAATCCACCGCCTTGACGAACAACCCGAGCGCCGCGCCATGCTCACCGACATCACCTGTGACTCAGATGGTCGCATCGACCACTACATTCACAGTGGCGGCATTGAGCACAGCCTACCACTCCACAGCATCAAGCCCGACGAACCCTACTTGCTTGCCATCTTCATGGTGGGAGCCTATCAGGAGATTTTAGGTGATATGCACAACCTGTTTGGTAACACCAACTCCGTACATATCACCGTCAATCCGGATGGAAGTTATCAGCTAAGTGACGCTCTGCATGGGGATACCGTCGAGTCGGTATTGAAAAGTGTACACTTTGAAGTAGAAGCACTGCTCACCCGCTATCGGCTAAAAATCGCCGCAGCAAAATTAACTAAAGAGCAGTGCCAATATTTTCAACAAGAGCTGGAGATCGGGTTAAGTGGCTACACCTACCTAGAGAGATAA
- a CDS encoding FAD-dependent oxidoreductase — translation MKKQRVIIIGAGAAGLSVAQQLQGPCEVIHLEAQASAGGRVKVVSFSGLILDSGARFLHHKKRGLYAQAKQRKWLAKSGKVAMIMKGRYLPAWRFALFHILPSLQKSKRLMRAFYRNSDPQKTIETLIVEQGMNEATANFFRQVLGGLLGCDVAQVAAVPLRDSFKAAGVDVEQDLISQPLKQPLAELLRECYGAQMASVLLGRRVVEVDYREDEVKVRCANGDIFMADKVVVTVPLAILKRQQIQFTPPLPTQHQQAIECLGMGQGGVLFLRFKQRFWKSGLSQLINVDSPCHFWMPDKKSPVIMAFYVADESDLRESAHYLSLILQTLGDAFQCDAAALLDEHYHENWSDNPAIGGLYSYDRIGSEGARSALQQPVDERLFFAGEATVEGHFATVEGAIASAERVVAQL, via the coding sequence ATGAAAAAACAACGTGTCATTATTATTGGAGCCGGGGCGGCGGGTTTGAGTGTTGCCCAACAGCTCCAGGGCCCGTGTGAGGTTATTCACCTAGAGGCTCAGGCGTCTGCGGGTGGGCGTGTTAAAGTGGTCTCATTTTCAGGGTTAATACTCGATAGCGGCGCACGTTTTTTACACCATAAAAAACGGGGACTGTATGCACAGGCCAAGCAGCGCAAGTGGCTGGCAAAGTCAGGGAAGGTGGCCATGATTATGAAAGGGCGCTATCTGCCCGCCTGGCGATTTGCGCTGTTTCATATCCTGCCCAGCCTACAGAAGAGCAAGCGTTTAATGCGTGCCTTTTATCGAAACAGTGACCCGCAAAAAACCATTGAAACATTGATTGTTGAGCAAGGGATGAATGAGGCGACAGCTAACTTTTTTCGGCAAGTGCTCGGAGGGTTGCTCGGTTGCGATGTGGCACAGGTAGCCGCTGTGCCACTCCGTGACAGCTTTAAAGCGGCTGGAGTTGATGTGGAGCAGGATCTGATTAGCCAGCCACTCAAACAGCCACTGGCTGAACTGTTACGCGAATGTTATGGGGCACAGATGGCATCAGTATTACTTGGGCGGCGGGTGGTTGAGGTGGACTACCGTGAGGACGAAGTGAAGGTGCGCTGTGCCAATGGCGATATTTTCATGGCTGATAAAGTAGTGGTCACAGTGCCACTGGCTATTCTTAAACGACAACAGATTCAATTTACACCACCTTTGCCGACGCAACATCAGCAGGCGATTGAATGCCTCGGTATGGGGCAGGGCGGGGTACTCTTTTTGCGTTTTAAACAGCGCTTCTGGAAGAGCGGTCTGAGCCAGTTGATCAATGTTGATAGTCCATGCCACTTCTGGATGCCCGATAAAAAAAGCCCAGTTATAATGGCTTTTTATGTGGCTGATGAGAGCGACCTACGGGAGAGTGCTCACTATCTGTCGCTGATACTGCAGACACTGGGTGATGCTTTTCAGTGTGATGCAGCAGCACTACTTGATGAACATTACCATGAGAATTGGTCAGATAATCCGGCGATTGGTGGCCTATACAGCTATGATCGGATCGGCTCTGAGGGGGCGAGAAGTGCACTGCAACAGCCGGTTGATGAACGGCTATTTTTTGCGGGGGAGGCGACAGTAGAAGGGCACTTTGCCACGGTAGAGGGTGCCATTGCATCGGCAGAGCGGGTAGTGGCGCAGCTTTGA
- a CDS encoding ATP-binding protein: MKQNPHDVHQHTTHLNMRRLLVLRGVAIGSWLFTLLIVTFTLHLQSAIWPLLLILVVWSGLSLWTGWHIKKMETIADSRFFIQLILDVAILTLLLYFSGGSTNPFTLMFLLPLVVAASVLSMRYIWSIALLTIAAYSFLLFNYQPFIPLEHHTTEHFNIHIIGMWWGFVISAALIATFAAKMGHTLRERDHILAETKEKSLRDEQLVALGSLAAGAAHELGTPLGTIAILASELEHQYADDKALSEQLSTLRSQVQRCKETLSTLSASAGQLQAASGKSLPLDEYLNEIIHQWQQMRPGISLLINLNAEQPAPLLIAEQTLTQALINIFNNAADASPHDIEITAQWHENLLQLTVLDRGTGIDDETNARIGRSIFTTKKGDQGMGLGLFLAYSVIHRLGGEIALTNREGGGVCTAITLPLQKLLI; the protein is encoded by the coding sequence ATGAAACAGAATCCACACGATGTACACCAACACACCACGCACCTCAACATGCGCCGCTTACTGGTACTCAGGGGCGTTGCCATCGGCAGCTGGTTGTTTACCTTACTAATTGTCACCTTTACGCTGCACCTGCAATCTGCAATCTGGCCGCTGCTACTAATCCTTGTGGTCTGGAGCGGTTTATCACTCTGGACAGGGTGGCATATCAAGAAGATGGAAACCATTGCCGATTCACGTTTCTTTATTCAGCTGATTCTGGATGTCGCCATCTTAACCCTGCTGCTCTATTTTAGCGGCGGCTCCACCAATCCGTTCACACTGATGTTTCTGCTCCCCCTAGTGGTTGCCGCCTCGGTGCTCTCAATGCGCTATATTTGGAGTATTGCACTGCTCACCATAGCCGCTTACAGCTTTTTGCTCTTTAACTATCAGCCCTTTATTCCACTCGAGCACCATACGACGGAACACTTCAATATCCACATTATTGGCATGTGGTGGGGTTTTGTCATCAGTGCTGCGCTAATTGCTACATTTGCTGCAAAAATGGGACATACCCTGCGTGAACGGGACCATATTCTTGCCGAGACAAAAGAGAAATCACTGCGTGACGAGCAGCTGGTGGCGCTCGGCTCACTGGCAGCGGGGGCAGCCCACGAGTTGGGCACCCCCTTGGGTACCATTGCCATATTAGCCAGCGAATTGGAACACCAATATGCAGATGACAAAGCCCTCAGTGAGCAATTATCCACCCTACGTTCACAGGTGCAGCGTTGCAAAGAGACGCTCTCTACGCTTTCAGCCTCGGCGGGGCAGCTGCAAGCCGCATCAGGAAAAAGCCTACCACTGGATGAATACCTGAATGAAATTATTCACCAGTGGCAACAGATGCGCCCTGGCATTTCACTGCTGATCAACCTGAATGCTGAGCAACCAGCGCCGTTATTAATTGCAGAGCAGACATTGACACAGGCACTTATCAACATATTTAATAATGCCGCTGACGCATCACCCCATGATATCGAGATCACCGCACAATGGCATGAAAACCTGCTCCAGTTAACGGTTCTTGATCGAGGGACTGGCATTGATGATGAGACCAATGCCCGTATAGGGCGCTCCATCTTTACCACCAAAAAGGGCGACCAGGGAATGGGGCTTGGGCTATTTCTTGCCTATTCAGTCATCCACCGATTAGGTGGTGAAATAGCGCTCACCAACCGTGAGGGTGGCGGTGTCTGCACGGCGATTACCTTGCCGTTACAAAAGCTACTTATTTGA
- a CDS encoding response regulator transcription factor, translating to MDTIIDKDNNEIVDRPSLLLVDDDDVFCRVLSQALERRGFQVVLAHDVTQGSELAQQNPPEFAVVDLNMPGPSGLVMVEMLKQLDKHTKIVVLTGYSSVATAVEAVKLGATHYLTKPADIEEIINAFGREAGDASMEISQKPKSVNRLEWEHLQKVLMDCNNNISEAARRLGMHRRTLQRKLQKRPVRE from the coding sequence ATGGATACCATAATAGATAAAGATAACAACGAAATAGTTGACCGCCCATCACTGTTACTGGTGGATGATGATGACGTTTTTTGCCGTGTTCTCAGTCAGGCACTTGAGCGCCGAGGCTTTCAGGTCGTGCTTGCACATGATGTCACCCAAGGCAGTGAACTCGCTCAACAAAATCCACCTGAATTCGCAGTTGTTGATCTCAATATGCCGGGGCCTTCCGGTCTCGTGATGGTTGAGATGTTGAAGCAGCTCGACAAACACACCAAAATTGTTGTACTCACCGGCTATTCCAGCGTCGCCACCGCCGTTGAAGCCGTTAAGCTAGGGGCAACCCACTACTTAACCAAACCGGCTGACATCGAAGAGATTATCAACGCTTTTGGCCGTGAAGCGGGTGATGCCTCAATGGAGATCAGCCAAAAACCAAAATCTGTCAACCGCCTAGAGTGGGAGCATTTACAAAAGGTCTTGATGGATTGCAATAACAACATATCAGAAGCCGCACGCCGTCTTGGAATGCACCGTCGAACACTACAGAGAAAACTACAGAAACGCCCCGTGCGGGAGTAG